In Blastopirellula sp. J2-11, a single genomic region encodes these proteins:
- a CDS encoding AAA family ATPase, with protein MRIKEIRQLMTRLRKSNAALRDEASVRDRTQGETLEAQWLACALISPTILSADPPPTACFRSKRHRDLYMTMLQLHAEGGSASDVPQLIDRLSPVGYHRQQTINLLHAIMHCDADEMESDRYAEILLQRLSNDDAADEENLGDGKIVRLDLNGGSPFQEFTTEQFLDEPEPRQWLIPNMLAQNEPAVLVGPSKSMKTSLAVDLCAALASGGKFLGQIAAARAFRVGFLSSTSERQLLVDLARRWNDANGVSSKQQPNWIWALTMSGLADAANLPHLRAWIAKHQLEVVMIDPRQWTAKRGGAQATQLRDLVQCCLDAGATPILCCGTQKTLGRRGIDTSHLASVGCESFAQQWMLVNRRRPFEPGSGQHHLWLTIGGNAGQSQRWGVDIDEGRLDDPTGRKWKVALHETESLRGEAVEQETRSQEQKLQAKIRLAITRLEPEQATKSKIRDQSGISGTKFSPTWDQMIAAGEIAKTSPAKEASQFAYPRYHLTDRSTPPEKMDPVRSNDPVRSDAPVRSKPAKVRSRREINQRRARAKRRER; from the coding sequence ATGAGGATCAAGGAAATTCGTCAGTTGATGACGCGGTTGCGGAAGAGTAATGCGGCGCTGCGCGACGAGGCGTCGGTTCGCGATCGGACGCAGGGAGAGACGCTCGAAGCGCAGTGGTTGGCCTGTGCTTTGATCTCGCCGACGATCTTGTCCGCCGACCCGCCGCCAACCGCTTGTTTTCGAAGCAAACGGCATCGCGATCTCTACATGACGATGTTGCAATTGCACGCGGAAGGCGGCTCCGCCAGCGACGTGCCGCAGCTGATCGACCGGCTGTCGCCCGTCGGATATCACCGGCAACAAACGATCAACTTGCTCCACGCAATCATGCACTGCGACGCCGACGAAATGGAGTCGGATCGTTACGCGGAAATCTTGCTGCAGCGGCTTTCGAACGACGACGCTGCCGACGAAGAAAATTTAGGCGACGGAAAAATTGTCCGGCTCGACCTGAACGGCGGCAGCCCGTTTCAGGAATTTACGACCGAACAATTTTTAGACGAGCCCGAACCGCGGCAGTGGTTGATACCGAACATGCTCGCGCAAAACGAACCGGCGGTGCTCGTTGGGCCGAGCAAAAGCATGAAGACTTCGCTCGCCGTTGACTTGTGTGCGGCGCTGGCGAGCGGCGGTAAATTCTTGGGACAAATCGCCGCCGCTCGGGCATTTCGCGTCGGGTTCCTCAGCAGCACCAGCGAGCGTCAGCTGTTGGTCGATCTCGCGCGACGGTGGAACGATGCGAACGGCGTTAGCTCGAAACAACAGCCGAATTGGATCTGGGCGCTGACGATGAGCGGCCTGGCCGACGCCGCCAACTTGCCGCATCTGCGTGCGTGGATTGCGAAGCATCAACTGGAAGTGGTGATGATCGATCCGCGGCAATGGACGGCGAAGCGCGGCGGCGCCCAAGCGACGCAGCTGCGCGATCTGGTGCAATGTTGTCTCGACGCCGGCGCCACGCCGATTCTTTGCTGCGGCACGCAAAAAACGCTCGGGCGGCGCGGCATTGATACGTCTCATTTGGCCAGCGTTGGGTGCGAAAGTTTCGCCCAACAATGGATGCTGGTGAACCGCCGCCGCCCGTTTGAGCCTGGCAGTGGGCAACATCATTTGTGGCTGACGATCGGCGGCAACGCAGGGCAGAGTCAACGATGGGGCGTTGATATCGATGAAGGTCGCCTGGACGATCCGACCGGCCGCAAGTGGAAGGTCGCGCTGCACGAAACCGAGTCGCTGCGCGGCGAAGCGGTCGAACAAGAGACGCGCTCGCAAGAGCAAAAACTGCAAGCCAAAATTCGGCTCGCGATCACGCGGCTCGAACCAGAGCAAGCGACCAAGTCCAAGATCCGCGACCAAAGCGGAATCAGCGGAACCAAGTTCAGTCCGACCTGGGACCAAATGATCGCCGCCGGAGAAATTGCCAAGACCAGCCCGGCCAAGGAAGCATCGCAATTCGCCTACCCCCGCTATCACCTAACCGATCGATCAACGCCGCCAGAAAAAATGGATCCAGTCCGGTCCAACGATCCAGTCCGGTCCGATGCTCCAGTCCGGTCCAAGCCTGCGAAGGTGCGCAGCCGCCGTGAGATTAACCAGCGGCGAGCTAGAGCCAAACGTCGGGAGCGCTAA
- a CDS encoding PmoA family protein, whose amino-acid sequence MFRTLIALALTLLVCDAALAASLKLQITAADQAEINIPVTVAIPTATAGDAQTATVSLSDGTKLTGQLTAPRLLSSADAAKERELTFVVPKLDAGAKLTATVEFGGGASGEQFRWKDEPGKSLDLLYGDKPVLRYMYEALDDSSAERRHETFKVYHHVFDMDGENLLTKGPGGLFQHHRGLFYGFNRISYSVDGQKQNADVWHCNHGESQAHVQVLKSEAGPVLGRQLLQVEWRGRNGEAFAEEQRELTVYRTPEGRLIEFASRLNSKVEDLKLDGDPQHAGFQFRATQFVPDNTAKKTFYIRPDGKGKPGAFRNWPGQKEHVDLPWNVLVFEAFDKTYSSCYLDRPTNPKPARFSERDYGRFGSYFATDVSPEKPLDVNYRIYLTEGEIAPEAIAESYASFNQPPQVSIVE is encoded by the coding sequence ATGTTCCGCACGCTAATTGCGTTAGCGCTGACCTTGCTCGTCTGCGACGCGGCCCTTGCCGCGAGTCTGAAACTGCAAATCACCGCGGCCGACCAGGCCGAAATCAATATCCCGGTTACGGTCGCGATTCCGACCGCGACCGCTGGAGACGCGCAAACTGCAACCGTTTCGCTTTCGGACGGAACGAAGCTGACCGGTCAACTGACCGCGCCTCGTTTGTTGTCGAGCGCCGACGCCGCGAAAGAACGTGAGCTGACGTTTGTCGTGCCGAAATTAGACGCAGGCGCCAAGCTAACCGCGACGGTCGAGTTCGGCGGCGGCGCCAGCGGCGAACAATTCCGCTGGAAAGACGAACCAGGCAAGTCGCTGGATCTGCTTTACGGCGACAAGCCGGTGTTGCGGTATATGTATGAAGCGCTCGATGACTCTTCCGCCGAGCGTCGTCATGAGACGTTCAAGGTTTATCATCATGTCTTTGACATGGACGGCGAGAACCTGCTGACCAAAGGCCCCGGCGGATTGTTTCAGCATCATCGCGGGCTGTTCTACGGCTTCAATCGGATCAGCTATTCGGTCGACGGCCAAAAACAAAACGCCGACGTTTGGCATTGTAACCACGGCGAATCGCAAGCTCACGTTCAAGTGCTGAAATCGGAAGCGGGCCCCGTACTTGGGCGCCAGTTGCTGCAAGTAGAGTGGCGCGGTCGCAATGGCGAAGCGTTCGCCGAAGAGCAACGTGAGCTAACGGTTTATCGCACGCCGGAAGGACGCCTGATTGAATTCGCGTCGCGACTCAACAGCAAAGTAGAAGATTTGAAGTTGGACGGGGATCCGCAGCACGCAGGCTTTCAGTTCCGCGCAACGCAGTTTGTGCCGGATAACACGGCCAAAAAGACGTTCTACATTCGCCCTGACGGCAAAGGCAAGCCGGGCGCTTTCCGCAATTGGCCCGGCCAAAAGGAACATGTCGACCTGCCGTGGAACGTCTTGGTGTTTGAAGCGTTCGACAAGACCTATTCGAGCTGCTATCTCGATCGTCCGACCAATCCGAAACCGGCTCGCTTTAGCGAACGGGACTACGGCCGCTTTGGCTCTTACTTTGCGACCGACGTCTCGCCAGAGAAGCCGCTAGACGTCAACTATCGCATCTATCTGACCGAAGGGGAAATCGCTCCAGAAGCGATCGCCGAATCGTACGCCAGCTTCAATCAACCGCCGCAGGTCTCGATCGTTGAATAA
- a CDS encoding DUF1080 domain-containing protein, producing the protein MNKTFPRTQLGKFASRLRCLATALVLLMATVCLSTRADNLPQPSPTRLFNERDLQGWRPAICCDAKLLTAQERETLAELATQDMSVHWQAAFGILQYDGAGKPIETEQTFGPCRLSFQWKCEPCSSAQIGLPGGWSVAIGDAPSDGDDVSHASGAIYDGCRRVVKPTLCADRPLGEWNQMMIYVRRHQIDVWLNGRRIAISDEFSTEIAGPMTLGGGPAPLYFRNLLVEPLDDSPSEPNPPLP; encoded by the coding sequence TTGAATAAAACCTTCCCGCGAACGCAACTGGGCAAGTTTGCTTCGCGACTGCGCTGTTTGGCGACTGCGCTCGTCTTGTTGATGGCGACCGTCTGTTTGTCGACTCGCGCGGATAATCTGCCCCAACCGTCCCCTACTCGACTCTTCAACGAGCGTGACCTGCAAGGCTGGCGTCCGGCGATCTGCTGCGACGCCAAGCTGCTGACTGCGCAGGAGCGCGAAACGTTGGCCGAGTTGGCCACCCAAGACATGAGCGTCCACTGGCAAGCGGCGTTCGGCATTTTGCAGTACGACGGAGCTGGTAAGCCGATCGAAACCGAGCAAACCTTCGGGCCATGTCGTTTGTCCTTCCAATGGAAGTGCGAACCCTGCTCGTCGGCTCAGATCGGTCTGCCGGGAGGCTGGAGCGTCGCGATTGGTGACGCTCCTAGTGACGGAGACGACGTCAGTCACGCTTCTGGCGCTATCTATGACGGCTGCCGCCGAGTCGTGAAGCCAACGCTCTGCGCCGATCGGCCGCTCGGTGAATGGAATCAAATGATGATCTATGTGCGCCGCCATCAAATCGATGTCTGGCTCAACGGGCGTCGCATCGCGATTTCGGACGAATTTTCGACCGAAATCGCAGGTCCCATGACGCTAGGCGGGGGCCCGGCGCCGCTCTATTTTCGCAATCTGCTGGTCGAACCGTTGGACGATTCGCCGAGTGAGCCAAATCCGCCGCTTCCCTAA
- the acs gene encoding acetate--CoA ligase: protein MANESTGRIDNVMHEARVFPPTPEFQAKASISSLEQYQEMWEEAKANPPAFWDKIAKTELHWFEPYRKTLEWNEPFAKWFVDGKTNASYNCLDRHLSTSRRDKPAIIWEGEPGDTRTLTYAELHSEVCRFANGLKKLGIQQGDVVSIYMPMTPELAIAMLACARIGAIHSVIFAGFSAEAIADRNQDASARVVLTSDGAWRRGKELSLKATVDEALKKSPTVEKCVVLKRVGNDVEMQPDRDIWWHDLIESVNDDCPAEPFDSETALFILYTSGSTGKPKGIKHTTAGYNLFAKQTFEWVFDHRDDDIYWCTADCGWITGHSYVVYGPLSAGATCLMYEGAPNFPDEGRFWNLIEKYKVTILYTAPTAIRAFIKWGDEWVDKHDISSLRLLGTVGEGINPEAWMWYHEKIGASRCPIVDTWWQTETGGIMMSPLPGAIPTKPGSCTKPLPGIIPEIFDENNEPCEKNQGGKLTITHPWPGMLRGIWGDEARYKQQYWSTVPNCYLAGDNARLDDDGYYWIMGRIDDVINVSGHRLSTIEVESALITHPNVAESAVVGRPHDIKGQAIAAFVTLRDAEPSDELKAALKLHVRKEIGALAVPDDIRFTAVLPKTRSGKIMRRLLRDIASGKESLGDMSTLEDVASLSKLQEED, encoded by the coding sequence ATGGCAAATGAATCGACCGGTCGCATTGACAATGTGATGCATGAAGCCCGTGTATTCCCCCCTACCCCGGAATTCCAGGCCAAAGCTTCCATTAGCTCGCTGGAGCAATACCAGGAAATGTGGGAAGAAGCGAAAGCGAATCCCCCTGCATTCTGGGACAAGATCGCCAAGACCGAGCTTCATTGGTTTGAGCCGTACCGCAAAACATTGGAATGGAACGAACCATTCGCCAAGTGGTTTGTCGACGGAAAAACGAACGCTTCTTACAACTGCCTAGACCGCCATTTGTCGACGTCGCGACGAGATAAGCCTGCGATCATCTGGGAAGGGGAACCTGGAGATACGCGCACGCTGACCTACGCCGAGCTCCATAGCGAAGTCTGCCGCTTCGCCAATGGGCTGAAAAAGCTGGGGATCCAACAAGGAGACGTCGTCTCGATCTACATGCCGATGACGCCGGAACTGGCGATCGCAATGTTGGCGTGCGCTCGGATCGGCGCGATTCACTCGGTGATCTTCGCCGGATTCTCGGCTGAAGCGATCGCCGATCGTAATCAAGACGCCAGCGCTCGCGTGGTTCTTACTTCAGACGGCGCCTGGCGTCGCGGCAAAGAACTTTCGCTGAAAGCGACGGTGGATGAGGCGCTCAAGAAGTCGCCGACCGTCGAGAAGTGCGTCGTACTGAAGCGAGTTGGCAATGATGTCGAAATGCAGCCGGATCGCGACATTTGGTGGCACGACCTGATCGAATCGGTCAACGACGATTGTCCGGCCGAGCCGTTTGACAGCGAGACGGCGCTGTTCATCCTGTACACCAGCGGCTCGACCGGCAAACCGAAAGGGATCAAACATACGACGGCTGGCTACAACTTATTCGCCAAGCAGACGTTTGAATGGGTCTTCGATCATCGCGACGATGACATCTATTGGTGCACCGCCGACTGCGGCTGGATTACCGGTCACAGCTATGTCGTCTATGGCCCGTTGTCGGCAGGCGCTACTTGCTTGATGTACGAAGGCGCGCCGAATTTCCCTGATGAAGGCCGTTTCTGGAATCTCATCGAGAAGTACAAGGTAACCATCCTTTACACCGCACCGACCGCGATTCGCGCCTTCATCAAATGGGGCGACGAGTGGGTCGACAAGCATGACATTTCCAGCTTGCGTCTGCTGGGCACCGTCGGAGAAGGGATCAATCCGGAAGCTTGGATGTGGTATCACGAAAAGATCGGCGCTAGTCGCTGCCCGATCGTCGATACCTGGTGGCAAACCGAAACCGGCGGGATCATGATGTCTCCCCTGCCTGGCGCGATTCCCACCAAACCCGGCAGTTGCACCAAGCCGCTCCCCGGCATCATCCCTGAGATCTTCGACGAAAACAACGAGCCTTGCGAGAAGAACCAAGGGGGCAAGCTCACCATCACCCATCCCTGGCCCGGCATGCTCCGCGGCATCTGGGGCGATGAAGCGCGCTACAAACAACAGTATTGGAGCACCGTCCCCAACTGTTACTTAGCAGGCGACAACGCTCGGCTCGATGACGACGGCTACTATTGGATCATGGGACGCATCGACGACGTGATCAACGTGTCAGGGCATCGGCTCTCGACGATCGAAGTCGAAAGCGCCCTCATCACGCATCCGAATGTCGCCGAATCGGCGGTCGTCGGCCGCCCTCACGATATCAAAGGGCAGGCGATCGCCGCCTTCGTGACGCTACGCGACGCCGAGCCTTCGGACGAATTGAAAGCGGCGCTCAAGCTGCACGTGCGGAAAGAAATCGGTGCGTTGGCCGTACCCGATGACATTCGCTTTACGGCGGTGCTTCCCAAGACGCGCAGCGGCAAGATCATGCGACGCTTGTTGCGTGATATCGCGTCGGGCAAAGAGTCGCTGGGAGACATGTCGACGTTGGAAGACGTCGCGTCCCTCTCGAAGCTGCAAGAAGAAGATTAA
- a CDS encoding type ISP restriction/modification enzyme, whose translation MSVGGGLPVLGDNFESRLAKSDDSLRRRHGVYYTPPEVAAAMIQAVDHGFKSQFGLPLGLADDSRRQETNAPLVSILDPACGDGVFLEAAVRQIYQNYLAAGNERDWPAAVHQAVLPRLFGCELFPEAAEDAKRRLLQFLGETGVTDVAAEEVQIRIGDALAESTWSDDDHFSVIVGNPPYSAAAVSHGDWIKSLMTGSGEPSRNYYQVAGAPLREKKLWLHDDYVQFFRLAQRHLDRSGVGILAFLTNHGYLDNPTFRGMRWELLRGFDRIHLVDLHGNVKKREKSEADPDDENVFAIEQGVAIGLFAKTGVQSEFATVQRGDLWGTRAAKLERLAGQPFEEIATDEITLSAPYYFFMKRDEARTSEYERGLPILELFAKYASAVVTARDKIVIDTDRERLLERIRQFRDVHLTDDEIRAYYFSRSRGAKYPAGDTRSWKLADARESLRADEQWRERPLRALYRPFDYRWIYWTPEMIDWPRREIMGSLHHTDAIALIVRRQMPTGQECNYFGVTDAITLDGVLRSDNRGNESILPLAISGQINLCLQRLEVHLQRWNATWSDVSCDQDCTITPPSVAALLYALFHATSYRERYADQLRIEYPRLFFPQTWSLAKQLTQLGQRLIDAHLLRIKPSHEQEATHYEIGRGYPKYIDGQIFVSPHQAIAEVSLDVWKTRFGVHQVLEKWLKDRRGQRLAPANAATYRQIIAAVQWTIQTRREIDAALEDSGGWAAAMVDRDGRTLG comes from the coding sequence ATGAGCGTTGGCGGCGGTTTGCCCGTACTGGGGGATAATTTTGAATCGCGACTAGCAAAGTCCGATGATTCGCTTCGTCGGCGACACGGCGTTTATTACACGCCGCCGGAAGTCGCTGCGGCGATGATTCAAGCAGTCGACCATGGTTTCAAGTCGCAATTTGGTTTGCCGCTGGGTTTGGCGGATGATTCGCGGCGACAGGAAACCAATGCGCCGCTCGTATCGATTCTGGATCCGGCCTGCGGCGACGGCGTTTTTCTGGAAGCGGCCGTTCGCCAGATTTACCAAAATTATCTCGCCGCTGGAAACGAACGAGACTGGCCCGCGGCGGTTCACCAAGCGGTGCTGCCCCGTTTGTTCGGGTGCGAGCTTTTTCCAGAAGCGGCGGAGGACGCCAAACGACGATTGCTCCAGTTTTTGGGGGAGACCGGTGTTACCGATGTTGCTGCAGAAGAAGTTCAGATTCGTATCGGCGATGCGTTAGCGGAAAGCACTTGGTCTGACGATGATCATTTTTCGGTGATCGTCGGTAATCCTCCTTATTCGGCGGCAGCGGTCAGCCATGGAGATTGGATCAAATCGCTGATGACCGGCTCCGGCGAACCTTCACGCAACTACTACCAAGTCGCCGGAGCGCCGCTACGAGAAAAGAAGTTATGGCTGCATGATGATTACGTCCAGTTTTTCCGGCTCGCTCAGCGGCATCTCGACCGCAGCGGCGTCGGCATCCTGGCGTTTCTCACCAATCATGGCTATCTCGACAATCCTACGTTTCGCGGCATGCGATGGGAGCTGCTCCGCGGTTTTGATCGCATCCATCTGGTCGATCTGCATGGCAACGTCAAGAAACGGGAAAAAAGCGAGGCCGATCCAGATGACGAAAATGTCTTTGCCATCGAACAAGGAGTCGCCATCGGACTGTTCGCCAAGACCGGCGTCCAATCCGAATTCGCGACCGTACAGCGGGGCGATCTGTGGGGAACGCGGGCGGCGAAGCTCGAGCGACTCGCGGGCCAGCCGTTCGAAGAAATCGCGACTGACGAGATCACCCTGTCGGCGCCCTACTACTTTTTCATGAAGCGAGACGAAGCGCGAACCAGCGAATATGAGCGCGGATTGCCGATTCTCGAACTCTTCGCCAAGTATGCTTCGGCGGTGGTGACTGCTCGCGACAAGATTGTGATCGACACCGATCGAGAAAGACTGCTCGAAAGAATTAGACAGTTTCGTGACGTTCACCTGACGGATGACGAAATCCGGGCTTACTATTTTTCCCGCAGTCGCGGCGCCAAGTATCCGGCGGGGGATACGCGTTCTTGGAAACTGGCCGACGCCAGAGAGTCGCTGCGGGCCGACGAACAATGGCGCGAACGTCCGCTCCGCGCGCTCTATCGTCCGTTCGATTATCGCTGGATCTATTGGACGCCGGAGATGATTGACTGGCCGCGTCGCGAGATCATGGGCTCCCTCCACCATACAGATGCGATCGCGTTGATCGTGCGGCGGCAGATGCCGACCGGACAAGAGTGCAACTATTTCGGCGTGACCGATGCGATCACGCTCGACGGCGTCTTGCGTAGCGACAATCGCGGGAACGAATCGATCTTACCACTCGCGATTTCAGGGCAAATTAATCTGTGTCTCCAGCGGCTCGAAGTCCATCTGCAGCGCTGGAACGCGACCTGGTCCGACGTCTCCTGTGACCAGGATTGCACGATCACGCCGCCGTCCGTTGCGGCGCTGTTGTACGCATTGTTTCATGCGACCAGCTATCGAGAGCGTTACGCCGACCAATTGCGAATCGAATATCCGCGACTCTTTTTTCCGCAGACATGGTCGTTGGCCAAGCAGCTAACGCAGCTTGGTCAGCGCTTGATCGACGCCCATTTGTTGCGAATCAAGCCGTCGCACGAACAAGAGGCGACGCACTATGAGATTGGTCGCGGTTATCCCAAATATATCGATGGACAGATCTTCGTTTCTCCGCACCAGGCGATTGCCGAGGTCAGTCTCGACGTTTGGAAAACCCGCTTCGGCGTGCATCAAGTTTTGGAGAAGTGGCTAAAAGATCGTCGCGGCCAGAGATTGGCGCCTGCGAATGCGGCGACCTATCGGCAGATCATCGCCGCGGTGCAATGGACGATCCAGACGCGCCGCGAAATTGACGCGGCGCTAGAAGACTCCGGCGGCTGGGCCGCCGCGATGGTCGATCGCGACGGCCGCACGCTCGGTTAA